A segment of the Sulfurovum indicum genome:
CACTCTCTCCTTCTCTGGCCCGGTGATAGGCAAGTACACTTTTAAGTATCTGGTAACGTATGTTCTTGTAAAAATATCTCTCTTCACTGCTTATAGCATTATAGAGTCTGTCCAGATCATAAAGTATATCTTTTATATCTTTTGCGGCAGTTGCCAGGTAGGTTGTCTGGCGAAGATATTGATTGATTTTCACCTGATAGCTTTCCGTAGTGTTTTTAGCCGAAAGCAAAGAGATATAACGGTAGATCTCACCTTCAAGCAGACGGATATTATCATAGAGTTTTTCATATGATATATCAAAGTTTCCATCATACTGTTCAAGCAGTTTATCAACAGCAGCATGCTGTTCATACACCTTTGGAGGAGGAATATTAATGGCCAGAAGTGCAAATTCTTCGATCTTCTCACTCAGATGCTGCATCTCTTTTTCCAAAGCATCCACTGCCAGATCCGGTACATCTACCGATACATTGTGAATATATCGTGTAACATGGATAGTTTCTTTTGTAAACAGGTGCTTCACACCTCTGTCAAGCATGGAAATGAACGGATACCATAATGCCACACCCAATACATTGAACAAGGTATGAAAGAGTGCTATCTGTACTACACCGTCAACATTGGGAAAGGTACTTCGGGTAAGCAAAATAAGCCATGGCAGTGCCAAAAGTGCCACAAGTGCCGTTGAGAGATTAAAAACAAGATGTGCAACTGCTGTACGTTTTTTATCGGGTATCCCGCCTATGGCACCCAAAATAGCTGTTACAGTGGTTCCCACATTGGCGCCTATAACAAATGCTGCCGCTGCTTCAAAACTGATCATATGGGTAAAAATGGCACTTTGTGCAATGGCAATCGCTGCAGAACTCGACTGAATGATCACCGTAACTGCAAGACCTATAAATGCATAGAGATAGGGACTGCTGTAGAGATAGGAAGAGAGATCAAAATTCTGTGAAAATACCCCAAAGCTCTCTTTCATCCCTTCAAGTCCCAAAAAGATCAGCCCAAATCCTACCAGCATACTGAAATAGTTTCTCCATCTTCCTTCTTCTCCCGCCAGGACACTGCCAAGTCCGCCGATCCCTATAAATACATAGGAAAGAAGTTTGATATCCATCTTGAAACCAACCAGCGCAACGATCCATGCAGTAACAGTTGTACCGATATTTGCACCGAATATTACGGCAATAGCACTCTCCAGACTCATCATCTGCGCACCAATAAGTGAAAGTGCCATAAGTGTTACGACCGAAGAACTTTGAAAAAGTGTAGTAGCTCCCAAACCGGTCAACAAGCTTTTAAACCGTGTTGCTGTTGCATGGGCAACAATAGTCTTAAATGCGCGGCCGGCCGAGATCTTGATCTGATTTTCAAGATACAGCATACCGAACAAAAAAAGTCCCAGACCAGCAAATGCTTCTACCCATGTAGTGATTGTATGCACGTTATCCGTTTCCTTTCTCTCTATTTTGAAGAAGTATTGTCACAAACAACAGGGTCAACAATGTGGTACCTGCCAGTGAGAAAGACAATACCGTCTGCATCCCCCAGTACTCCCATATCATACCGCTCATGTAGGCACCTGCCGCACCAAAAAAAGCCACACCTGCATAAAATACTCCATATACGGAACCCCTGTTATCTGCATTTTGTGAGATAAATGCACGGTTGGCATTGAGAGATGCCACGGTAAACAAACCCAGAAAAGCATAGGCTATCCAGGTAAAGTATGCTTTCTGAAGATACAAAAAGCCCTGCGCGAGCACACCGCATGCATAAGCAAATACCAAAACAGGCTTTGCCCCAAGCTTGTCTACAAATATACCAAAAGTATAACTGGTTAATGTCTGTACTCCCGCAGAAACAGCAAATAGAAG
Coding sequences within it:
- a CDS encoding Na/Pi cotransporter family protein; the encoded protein is MHTITTWVEAFAGLGLFLFGMLYLENQIKISAGRAFKTIVAHATATRFKSLLTGLGATTLFQSSSVVTLMALSLIGAQMMSLESAIAVIFGANIGTTVTAWIVALVGFKMDIKLLSYVFIGIGGLGSVLAGEEGRWRNYFSMLVGFGLIFLGLEGMKESFGVFSQNFDLSSYLYSSPYLYAFIGLAVTVIIQSSSAAIAIAQSAIFTHMISFEAAAAFVIGANVGTTVTAILGAIGGIPDKKRTAVAHLVFNLSTALVALLALPWLILLTRSTFPNVDGVVQIALFHTLFNVLGVALWYPFISMLDRGVKHLFTKETIHVTRYIHNVSVDVPDLAVDALEKEMQHLSEKIEEFALLAINIPPPKVYEQHAAVDKLLEQYDGNFDISYEKLYDNIRLLEGEIYRYISLLSAKNTTESYQVKINQYLRQTTYLATAAKDIKDILYDLDRLYNAISSEERYFYKNIRYQILKSVLAYHRAREGESACIDEMEATYKKIADSYRNSMHLIENIAKNTNISSAMTTITVNDMHLVKSFSKSLRNALVLNTNGHIGGEENA